The proteins below come from a single Procambarus clarkii isolate CNS0578487 chromosome 44, FALCON_Pclarkii_2.0, whole genome shotgun sequence genomic window:
- the LOC138350170 gene encoding uncharacterized protein: protein MNRDLCCTLRMNRDLCCTLRMNRDLCCTLRMNRDLCCTLRMNRDLFCGLRMNRDLCCTLRMNRDLCCTLRMNRDLCCTLRMNRDLFCSLRMNRDLCCTLRMNRDLCCALRMNRDLCCTLRMNRDLCCTLRMNRDLCCTLRMNRDFCCALRMNWDLCCILRMNRDLCCTLRMNRDLCCTLRMNQDFCCALRMNRDLCCALHMNRDLFCTPRYEPGPLLYPSA, encoded by the coding sequence ATGAACCGGGACCTCTGCTGTACCCTCCGTATGAACCGGGACCTCTGCTGTACCCTCCGTATGAACCGGGACCTCTGCTGTACCCTCCGTATGAACCGGGACCTCTGCTGTACCCTCCGTATGAACCGGGACCTCTTCTGTGGCCTCCGTATGAACCGGGACCTCTGCTGTACCCTCCGTATGAACCGGGACCTCTGCTGTACCCTCCGTATGAACCGGGACCTCTGCTGTACCCTCCGTATGAACCGGGACCTCTTCTGTAGCCTCCGTATGAACCGGGACCTCTGCTGTACCCTCCGTATGAACCGGGACCTCTGCTGTGCCCTCCGTATGAACCGGGACCTCTGCTGTACCCTCCGTATGAACCGGGACCTCTGCTGTACCCTTCGTATGAACCGGGACCTCTGCTGTACCCTCCGTATGAACCGGGACTTCTGCTGTGCCCTCCGTATGAACTGGGACCTCTGCTGTATCCTCCGTATGAACCGGGACCTCTGCTGTACCCTCCGTATGAACCGGGACCTCTGCTGTACCCTCCGTATGAACCAGGACTTCTGCTGTGCCCTCCGTATGAACCGGGACCTCTGCTGTGCCCTCCATATGAACCGGGACCTCTTCTGTACCCCTCGGTATGAACCAGGTCCTCTGCTGTACCCCTCCGCATGA